From the Arvicola amphibius chromosome 2, mArvAmp1.2, whole genome shotgun sequence genome, one window contains:
- the LOC119807427 gene encoding hyaluronidase PH-20-like, with translation MGGLQFKYLFGGCFAESGGIFPAALIIFLLIPCSLGKDYRAGPLIPNETLIWVWNVPTEACIGKFNHSIDLSLFPLIGSPRKTATGQPVTLFYVDRLGLYPHIDSKQAEHHGGIPQLGNLKNHLIRAMTDIQHYIPTDRLGLAVIDWEEWRPTWLRNWKPKDIYRNKSINLVQRNNPGISITDATNKAKDEFEAAGRNFMEATLKLGKSIRPKHLWGYYLFPDCYNNKFQDANYDGTCPPVEKQRNDALNWMWQESTGLYPSVYLKKDLKSNRQAALYVRYRVVESIRVSKVRSEKNPVPIFVYIRVVFTDNITEYLREVDLVNTIGEIVALGPAGIIIWDAMTLAQRAPGCPLLHNYMKTTLNPYIINVTLAAKMCSQTLCGGKGVCAKKDESSDYYLHLNPSHFNIELMKSGKYEIHGSPRVGDLEYFYEHFQCSCFTNMNCTERSDIKSVESVSVCTGDNVCIKAPVEPNLAPRLLLGKGILLLTVLSHVLHHLLDESLAFLGKMLVGAP, from the exons ATGGGAGGATTACAATTTAAATACCTTTTTGGGGGGTGCTTTGCTGAGTCTGGGGGAATATTCCCGGCAGCGTTAATAATCTTCCTTTTGATTCCATGTTCCTTGGGTAAGGATTATAGGGCAGGGCCACTTATTCCAAATGAGACTTTAATCTGGGTCTGGAATGTCCCAACTGAAGCTTGTATTGGAAAATTTAATCACTCAATAGATCTGAGCCTCTTCCCTTTAATCGGAAGTCCCCGGAAAACTGCCACAGGGCAGCCTGTTACACTATTTTATGTTGATCGACTTGGCCTCTATCCTCACATAGATTCAAAGCAAGCAGAACATCATGGAGGGATACCTCAGTTAGGGAACTTGAAAAATCATCTGATCAGGGCTATGACTGACATACAGCATTACATCCCAACAGACCGATTAGGCTTAGCTGTCATTGACTGGGAAGAATGGAGGCCCACCTGGCTGAGAAACTGGAAACCCAAGGATATCTACAGGAATAAGTCTATTAACTTGGTCCAGAGAAATAATCCAGGAATTAGTATCACAGATGCCACCAATAAAGCCAAAGATGAATTTGAAGCCGCAGGAAGGAACTTCATGGAAGCGACTTTAAAACTAGGGAAATCAATTCGACCAAAACACTTATGGGGTTATTATCTCTTTCCTGATTGCTATAACAATAAATTTCAAGACGCAAATTATGATGGGACGTGCCCTCctgtggaaaagcaaagaaatgatgCTCTTAACTGGATGTGGCAAGAAAGCACCGGCCTTTACCCATCTGTCTATTTGAAGAAAGACTTGAAGTCTAATCGACAAGCTGCACTCTATGTCCGCTACCGAGTAGTGGAATCTATCCGAGTGTCCAAAGTTCGGAGTGAAAAAAATCCTGTCCCGATTTTTGTCTACATACGTGTTGTTTTTACTGATAACATTACTGAGTACCTTCGGGag GTTGACCTTGTGAATACAATCGGTGAAATTGTTGCTTTGGGTCCCGCTGGGATTATAATTTGGGATGCTATGACTTTAGCACAACGTGCG CCAGGTTGCCCGCTCCTTCATAATTACATGAAGACAACCCTGAACCCATACATAATCAACGTCACCCTAGCTGCCAAAATGTGCAGCCAAACACTGTGTGGGGGAAAAGGCGTGTGCGCAAAGAAAGATGAAAGTTCAGATTACTATCTTCACTTGAACCCAAGTCATTTTAATATTGAATTAATGAAAAGTGGAAAGTATGAAATCCATGGCAGCCCCAGAGTTGGAGACCTGGAGTATTTTTATGAACATTTTCAATGCAGCTGTTTTACCAACATGAACTGTACGGAGAGATCTGACATAAAATCCGTAGAAAGCGTTAGTGTGTGCACAGGTGACAACGTTTGTATAAAGGCTCCTGTAGAGCCCAACCTAGCACCACGCCTTCTACTTGGCAAAGGCATTCTCCTTCTGACAGTACTCTCACATGTACTGCACCATCTGCTAGACGAGAGTCTTGCTTTCCTGGGGAAGATGCTAGTTGGTGCTCCTTAA